Within Campylobacter jejuni, the genomic segment TTAATATATATAAAGCTCTAAACTATATGGAAGAAGATGATTATGAAAATGCAAGAGTTGAGTTTAATCGTGCTTTAATGCGTCAAGATAAGGCAAAAGAATATTTTGCTAAAGAAATTGAAAAAAATCGTGCTGATTTAGATAAGGCAAAAGAAGATAAAAATTATGATAAAAATATGAATGAAAATTCAAAAGTTATAGAAGAGCAATATGACAACTTATTTAAAGAATTTGATACAACAAAAAATTTCATAAATCCTTATGCGACTTATCTTGCTTCAATATTTTTCTTTATGGATAAAGATTATAGAAAAGCTGCAGATTTATTTAGAGAAGTAGCTATTATTTATCCAAAAAATAAAACTATCAAAAAAGAGGCTAAAATTTTTAAAGAATATGCCACAAAAATAAAAGTCAAAAAAGCTAAAAAATATGTTTTTGTAGTTTATGAAAATGGATTTGGTGTAGTTAAGGATGAATTTGCTTTAACCTTACCTTTTATAGTGGATAAAAAAATTATTAGCACAAATATTGCTTTACAAACCTTGAAAAAAAGGGAAGCTTCTTTTGTAAATTTAAATATAAATGGTCAAAATACAAATGATTTTGTAGATTTAGACAATATTGTCGCTACTGAATTTAAAATAAATATGCCTGCAATGATTGCTAAAGCCTTAGCTCAAACTATAATTAAAACCACTTTAAATGTAGCTGTTGCAAATAATGACTCTACAGGTGGATGGCTAAGTCTTGCAACAGCAGTAGCAACTGCTGCAACCAATAAAGCTGATGTGCGTTCTTGGAGAGGTTTACCAAAAAGTATTGCCATAGCAACAATAGAAAACGACGGAAATTTAGAAATCAAAGATCCACAAGGTAATATTTTGTTTCAAAAATCATTGGATAAAAATAAAAATGCTCTTGTGATAGTGCGTTCTTTTGCTCCGTATTTACCCGCAAGTGTTGCTATCATGGAAAAATAAGGCTAAAAGATGAAAAAAATTATTTTATTTATTTTAATGTTTTTACTTAGTGCTTGTGCACCAAGTTATCAAATAAATTCAAATCAAAATACTGTAATTTTAGGTTTAAATTTACCAAAAAGTTTAGTAAAACAATTTCAAAAGCGTATAAATAGCAATGGTTATTTAGAATTTGAAGTGATTTTACGCAGTACTTTTGCTAAAGATTTAATTTATAAAGTGGATTGGTTAGATAAAGATGGTTTTGTGCTAAGAGATGTTTTAAATGAGGACTATCAAGCTCTTAGAATTCCAGCAGGACAAGAGGTGATTCTTCGTAAACTTGCATCTGATATAAGAGCGAAGGATTTTAGATTAGAAATTAAAGCAAAAAATTAATCTCATTTTAGGAAGGATAAATCATGAAAAAAACAAAAATTTTAGGAACAGCTCTTATTGGAGCTTTGCTTTTTAGTGGTTGTGCGCAAACAGCTTATACAGATGGAAAGGCAAGTCAGGTGAAAAAAGGCGATGCTTTAACTTTGGGTCTTGATAGACAAGATTTTGAAAGTGCAGCTGAAACTATGATAAATAGTATGTTAAGCGATCCTGCTTTTGCAAATATTAAACCAGGTACAAGAAAGGTTATTGCTATTGGTAGGGTTGTGAATGATACCCCGCAAAGAATCGATACTGAAAAACTCACCGCAAAAATCACTTCTGCATTAAGAAAATCAGGTAAATTTGTTCTAACTTCAGCAGTTGCTGCAGGCGGAGCACTTGATAGCATGAGTGAAGATGTAAGAGAATTAAGAGATAATGATGAGTTTAATCAAAAAACCATAGCAAAAAAAGGGACATTGGTATCGCCTGATTTTTCTCTTGCGGGTAAAATTAGACAAGATAATGTAAAACTTAGCAATGGTAAAACTCAAGTAGAATACTTTTTCTTACTAAGACTTACTGATTTAACATCAGGTTTAGTTTATTGGGAAGATGAACAAACTATTGATAAAACCGGTTCTAGTAAATCAGTTACTTGGTAAAATAAAAATTAATTTATGAATAAAATTTTTTAGCTCAAGTGTTTAGCTTGGGCTTTTTTTATGATTTTTAAAAGGATACGAAATGAAAAAAATATTATTTATCGGCTCTTTAGTTATGGCAAGTTTACTTTATGCACAAGGTTCCCAGCCTGTAGAAATTACACAACAAGATATAAATACTCAAAATGAAATGTCTGACGCAAGTACTAAGGATATTACCCCAAAATCAATTGAAGGTTTTTTTGAAGAATTTGCGGATAATTTCGGTATAGAATATGGTATAACCAAAGATGGAAAAACTTTTTATACAGGAAAAAGTACTGTTGCTGTAAATGATACTGATCCACAATTTGCACAAGCTTTACAAAATGCTTATCAAAAAGCAATGTTAAATTTGCAAAGCGAATTTATAAGAGATGCTTTTGGAAGAATTGCTACAAGCAGGATTCAAAATTATGAAGCAGATAATTCTACGAATGCTAAGGAATTTGATGAATTGCCAAAAGGTGATAAGGTTGATCAAATTTTAAATAAACTTACACAATTAGCTGGTGCTCAGCTTGATAAGGCATTAAAAGATTTAGGTATAGATACAAATTCTTTAAGCGAAGACAGAAAAAAGACTTTATTAAAGCAAGAATTTCTTAATAAAACTATGACAAATGCCATAGGTTCTATGAGTGGACTTGTTCCTGTGCAAACTATAGTTACACAAAGAAGAGGTGAGTATGATGTAGGTGTTATTGCTGTTATTTCCAATAAAACTCGCCAATTAGCAAAAGATATGGCACTAGCAAGACAGAGTGCTATTAAGGGTAAAGGCAAGGCAATAAGTGAGTATCTGCCAAAAGATACAAAAGGCTTTTTAAATGAATATGGAATTCGCTTAGTTTATGATGAAAATGGTGCACCTATTATTTTAAGTTATGGAAACTGGGGTTATGTAGCAGATCCTAGCAATGCTAAAAAAACAAATATTTTAGAAGATAGAGCCAAAGAAACAGCACTTACTATGGCTGATGCTGCTATTATAGAGTTTATTAATACAAATTTAAGTCTTAAAGATGAAAGAACAACTGGTGATACTTACGAGGAAATCATCAAACAAAGTATTAATGTTAATGATAGTTCCACTCAAGAACAAACTCAAAACATAACAAATATTATTGACAAAGTAAATAGTAAAATAAAAGCAAGCGCAAGCGGTAAAATTCGTGGTATTCGTACTCTTAAAAAATGGAGCTATACAAGTGAAAATGGTATTGAACATGTAGGAGCTGTGAGATTTTATTCTTATGAAAATTTAGCTAACACAAATGAGGCTTTAAATTCAAAGTCAAATGCAACAAAAAATGAAGCTAAAAAATCTTCTAGCATACAAAGAAGCTCTAATGTTGTAAATAGCATGGATGATTTTTAAAGGTAAAAGATGAAAATAATTAAAATTCTTTTTTTAGGCTTATTTTTAAGCCTAAGTCTTAATGCTAAAGTTATAACCACAACTTCAACAAAATCAAGCACAGGTGAAGGCACAGGCTTGACTAGGGAAGATGCGATAAACAATGCCATTATAGAGGCTATAGGAAAAATGAGCGGAGTAAGCATCAATTCTCTTAAGAAATCTAACACTAGCGTTTCAACTGATAATTCAGGTTCAAACATACAAGATAATTACAGCGAGCAAATTTCAAAAGCCACCAAAGGTAGAGCCGATACTTATGAAATCAATAGTGTTGAACAAGATACAAATGGTAAATATACAGCCAATGTAACGATTTTTAAAACCACAACAACAAAAAAGTATCAAGCTCCAGGTTTAAGTGCAGATAATAGAAGAAGTATTACTGTTTTTGATTCTACTCCAGATGCTGCAAAAAGAGGCATAGGCTCAGCTTTACAACAAAAAATCATTTCTGATTTATTGCAAAGTCGTAAATTTAATGTTTTAGACCGTGATTCTAGTGGCTATTATGAAATGGAAAAAGCTTTAATCAAAAGTGGTGACGCAGCTAGTGATGAAGTTTATAAACTTAAAAATGTGTTAGCAACTGATTATATTTTATTGTTTTCTATTTCAGGACTTGAAGGTAAACAAAAAACAAGCAATTTAACAGGAAAAAGCAAAACTGAAATTGAAGTTATCGTAGATTATCGTGTGCTTTTATTTGCTACAAGACAAATTAAATTTTCTAATACTTTAAGTATGAAAGTCAATCTTAAAGACAATAGTCTTAGTGCCAATGAAGCTGCACTCAAACAAATTGCAAATCGTATTGCAGGAGATATTTTAAATGCAATTTATCCTTTGAAAGTTGCAAGCGTTGAAAACAATGAAGTAGTATTTTCTCAAAGCTTAAATCAAGGTGATGTTTATGAATGTTTTGCTCTTGGGAAGGTTATAAAAGATACTTATACAAAAGAAAATACAGGAAGAGTAGAAAGCAAAACAGGAAGTATTGAAATCACTCGCACAAGCCCTAAACTTTCTTATGCAAAAATCACAGAAGGTAGTGTAAAAGTAGGCGATATTTGTAGACCTTTAATCGGTAGCAATAGTGGAAATGGCTACACTATAGGTCGTGATGCAAATTATCAAACCCAAGAAGGTGGCGGAGTAAATCTAGGCTTTTAAATTTTTAGAGTTTGATTTTTCTCAAACTCTAAATCCTTTCTTAAATTCATCAAAAATTAAAGAAAAATTTTGTAAAATCGAAATTTTATTAAACCACTAAAGCTTTTAAATCCGTTATTGCGGTGCTTTATGGTACTACCAATTTATAAGGAAAAGCAATGTATGCTATTATCAAACACAGCGGAAAGCAATACAAAGTAAGTGTTGGCGATGAGCTAAAACTAGATCACTTTGAAGCTGAAAGCAAAGCAAGTATTGAAGTAAGCGAAGTTCTTGCTATCAATGATAAAGAATTAAAGGTAGGTGCGCCTTTCGTAGCAGGTGCAAAAGTTGTTTTGGAAGTGATCAATCACGGAAAAGATAAAAAAGTTGTGATTTACAAAAAAAGACGCAGAAAAGATTCTAAACTCAAACGCGGTTTCAGAAGACAATTTACTCGCGTTGTAGTAAAAGATATCAAAGCTTAAGGAGTAAAGAATGGCACACAAGAAAGGTCAAGGTTCAACTCAAAATAACCGCGATTCTATAGGTCGTCGTTTAGGTGTTAAAAAATTTGGTGGCGAGTTTGTTAGAGCTGGAAATATCATCATCCGCCAAAGAGGAACTGCAACTCATGCAGGTAACAATGTAGGTATGGGAAAAGATCATACTATCTTTGCTTTGATTGATGGTTTTGTAAAATTCGAAAGAAAAGATAAAGATAGAAAAAAAGTTTCTGTATATCCTGCATAAGTTTTTAGGACGCTTTTTTAGCGTCTTGAAAACTTTAAATTTATAAATTTAACTTCTTTTATTTACTCAAATTTAGCTTTATAAATTTAAAGTCAAAGGCAATTTAAATGTTTATTGATAGTGTTAAAATTACTTTAGCTTCAGGCGATGGTGGCAAAGGTGCTGTAAGTTTTCGCCGTGAAAAACATGTTCCACTTGGTGGCCCTGATGGAGGAGATGGTGGAAATGGTGGCGATATTATTTTCGTATGTGATAATAATACTCACACTCTTGTAAATTTCAAAGGCAAAAGAGAATTACGTGCGCAAAATGGTGCTGGTGGAATGGGACGCAATAAAAATGGCAAAAAGGGTGAAAATTTAGAACTTATAGTGCCCGAAGGAACACAAGTTATCGATGCACAAACTAATGAAATTTTACTCGATCTTACCAAAGAAGGACAAAGAGAGCTTTTTTTAAAAGGTGGAAAAGGTGGACTTGGCAACACTCATTTTAAACACGCCACTAATCAACGCCCCGATTACGCACAACCTGGTATAAAAGGAGAAAGTCGTTTAGTCAGACTCGAGCTTAAACTTATTGCCGATGTAGGGCTTGTAGGCTTTCCAAATGTAGGAAAATCTACTCTTATAAGTGTTGTTTCAAATGCAAAACCTGAAATTGCAAATTATGAATTTACCACCCTTACTCCAAAACTTGGACTCGTAGATGTAGATGAGTATAATTCTTTTGTAATGGCTGATATTCCAGGGATTATCGAAGGAGCAAGTGGGGGTAAAGGCTTAGGACTTGCCTTTTTAAAGCACATAGAAAGAACGAGCTTTTTACTTTTCGTGCTAGATCCTATGAGAGAAATGCCTTTAAAAGAACAATTTATAGTACTAAGAAAAGAACTTGAAAAATTTTCCAATGAACTTTTTGGGCGTAAATTTGGCATCATGATTTCAAAAAGTGATAGTGTTAATTTAGGAGAAGAATTTGCCGAGCAAATTGCTTTAAACATTAATGAGTTAGAAAATTATCTCAAAGAAATAAATAATCCGCAAAGCTTTTTAATCAAAGTTTCAAGCCTTGAAAAAACAGGACTTAAAGAACTTAAATTTATGCTTTTAGAAGAAATTAAAACTTTAAGAAATAACAAATAAAAATTTTAACAATCTAGGAAGTGTTTTATATTAAAAATTTCAAACACTCCCTATTTTTTCAAAAAATAACTAGTTTATATGAAATTTTGGCTAAAATTATAAAAATTTTTCAAGGAATAAGCATGAAAAGAATAGTTGTTAAAGTGGGTTCTCATGTGATTAGCGAAGAAAACACTTTAAGTTTTGAGCGTCTTAAAAATTTAGTCGCATTTTTAGCTAAACTCATGGAAAAATATGAAGTAATTTTAGTAACTTCAGCGGCTATTTCAGCAGGACACACCAAACTAGATATCGATAGAAAAAATCTCATCAATAAACAAGTTTTAGCCGCTATTGGACAACCTTTTTTAATCAGTGTTTATAACGAGCTTTTAGCCAAATTTAATAAACTAGGTGGACAAATTTTACTTACAGGTAAGGATTTTGATTCTAGAAAAGCTACCAAACACGCAAAAAATGCTATCGATATGATGATAAATTTAGGAATTTTACCTATTATCAATGAAAATGACGCTACAGCTATAGAAGAAATTGTCTTTGGTGATAATGACAGCTTAAGTGCTTATGCTACGCATTTTTTTGATGCGGATTTGCTTGCGATTTTAAGCGATATTGATGGATTTTATGATAAAAATCCTAGTGAATTTAGTGATGCAAAGCGTTTAGAAAAAATCACTCATATTAAAGAAGAATGGCTACAAGCAACCATAAAAACAGGTAGTGAGCACGGAACGGGTGGTATAGTAACCAAACTTAAGGCAGCTAAATTTTTACTTGAACACAATAAAAAAATGTTTTTAGCAAGTGGCTTTGATTTAAGTGTGGCAAAGACATTTTTATTAGAAGATAAACAAATAGGCGGAACTTTGTTTGAGTGATTTAAATAAAATACCCAAAGAAACTAAAGCTCGTCAAACAGGAAGAAAGGGTGAGAGAATTTTTAGTTATTCTATTCCACTAGATTGGATAGAAAGTAAAATTCCCGGAGAAAATGATTATGGTCTTGATTATCTTATACAATATGAAAAAGATGGCAAACTAACTTATCCATTTTTTGTTCAGTTAAAAAGTAAAGAAAAATACAGGATAAAATTTCTATTACGCTTAAAGTTAAAACTTTAAATTATTATTGCAATTGTGGGCTTGTTATGATAGTTGCTTGCGATATTCAAAAAAAGAAGTGTTATTATGAATTTTTAGATGTTTTGTTAGAAAATAGCACTAGTTTTGATAAGAAAAAAGCAAAACATTTAATATACCACTAAAAAACGAAATTACAAAAGAATTAGATATTTTAAATGAATTAGAAAAAAGATCAAACATAAATCATGTATCAAATATTGATAGATCAAATCAAAATATTGAAAATAAGTTGCCAAAAAATGATTCATTTTTTAATCAAGTTATAAAAGCTAAAATAGATAAAGATAAATTTACTCATTTAAAAAATAATGTTTACATCAGTGCTTATATACCTTATAAACATAGACTAGATCTTTCTATGCTTGTAATGTTTAATATTGATGGTTTGGATAAAAATATGTTTACACTTTCGAAAGATTATATTTTAGAAAAATTATTTTCTGGCTATAAAGCAGATCTTAATGAAAGAGAATGGATTGCCTTTTAAGACAGCGATGATAAAGAAAAATATATGGTAACCATAGGATTTAGTAGTTTTTTCTTGCCTAAAAAAACTTGCCAAGAATTTGCAAATGGATTAGATCAATTGTTTGATGTTTATTATAACAGAATGCAAACATTAGAAAATAATTTAAAAGCTTGTTTTTATCCAAAATTTTATAAATATAAAAATGCTTATAAGCTTATAAAAATTGATAAAAATTTATGGGAAAAGATGATTTTATTTATCAAAAATAATGAAAATAAAAAAGCTAAGATGCAATATTATCTTGTAGGTAACAATATGCAAGTGGATTTTCAAAATAAAGAAAAAAATGTTCATGGAAATTTAATTATTAGTTTTGAAATTTATAGAGATGATGTTATTTTGGTCTGGAATAGTCTTTATTGGGAGTTTGATAGATTTACTTCTTTAGATCTAGAAAAAAGTCTGCTTAATGTAGAAGATACGCACAAATGGTTGATTGATGAATTTATACCACTTGTGATTTATGATTACAAAAGAAAAAAATACGAAGAGCGATTTTTGTATAAAATTTTTAATTTTATGAAAATTAATAAGACTTTAACCTTTCATGATTTTATAAAAAATTTCAAGGTTGAAGAATATGTAAAATCAGACTATAAGCAAAACGATATAGAATTTTTACTTAATAGGTGTGAAAGTTTGCAGCCTTATTGTAAAAATGATAATGATATACTTTTTGATAATGAAGCTTTTATTTCTCTTTATGAGGGATTGCTTATTTTAATCCAAAATTGTTCCAAGTTAGATATATGCTATATTTATGGAAATCTAGGAAATATTAGTTTTGATGGAGAAAAAAATAAAGAAAATTTAATAATAGGTATTCAAAATTATTTAAAAGATAATTTTAAATTTGAAAGCAATTGCAATGTGGTTGATTTGATTTTACGCAATTATATAGCACTTATTAGAGAGAATAAACAAATGCTCGATGTTAATATAATTTCAAAACTTGTAGTAAAATTACAAAATACAATAAAAATCAGCCAAATGATTGATTTAAAATTTAAACAAAAATAAATTAAATTCCTTTAAAATTCCATAATTTCTATATTTAAAACCTTATAAATTTTTAAAGATGCTCTAAATTAAAATGGATATTTTTGTATCTTACTTCTCATCAGCAATTAAGGTGTAGGGTTTATAGCCAATGTATATAATTGAATTAAAGATAGATAATGTTTAAAAAAGTTAAATACGAATAATGAAAAGAGAAATTTATATTAGAAAAATTTAGAGTTTTAAAATATTTCAAGTAAGGCCAATATTTAGAGTATCAAAAGCTATATATTGTAAATTATTTTTTTAAAATATCTGCGATGTAATATAAAATAAGTGGTACAAATGATAGAAATATATGAAAGGTTTCTTGAAATTCTAAGCCAAAATAACATTATAAATATTTTTTTGGATTGGATTTGATAATAAAGCTTTAAATTCAAATTTGTTATAATTAAGGCTTTTAATTTCACACAAAGCGAAAAAATGAAAAAAATTATTTTTATGGGTACTCCATCTTACGCAACTTGTATTTTAAAAGCACTAGTAGAAAATGAAAATTTTAAACTCGTAGCACTTTTTACCCAGCCTGATAAAGCCGTAGGTAGAAAGCAAATTTTAACTCCAAGTGATACTAAGGCTTTTTTAAGTCAAAATTATCCTAGTATTCCTATTTTTACTCCAAGTTCTTTAAAAGATGAAAATATTATAAGAGAGATTAAGGATTTAAATCCTGATTTTATCGTGGTTGCTGCCTATGGAAAAATTTTACCTAAAGCCATTTTGGATTTAGCACCTTGTGTGAATTTGCA encodes:
- a CDS encoding COG3014 family protein gives rise to the protein MKIKVGLIFSGIVCLFLTACVNQVKQNTTFENALTQKYCGDDFFNQNLEKIKKNDDVIYTGLNAGLIARNCGDFNKSNVFFDAAEESYKYDVDLENVGSKATKFVGTTLLNDTIVDYDGSLYERIMVNIYKALNYMEEDDYENARVEFNRALMRQDKAKEYFAKEIEKNRADLDKAKEDKNYDKNMNENSKVIEEQYDNLFKEFDTTKNFINPYATYLASIFFFMDKDYRKAADLFREVAIIYPKNKTIKKEAKIFKEYATKIKVKKAKKYVFVVYENGFGVVKDEFALTLPFIVDKKIISTNIALQTLKKREASFVNLNINGQNTNDFVDLDNIVATEFKINMPAMIAKALAQTIIKTTLNVAVANNDSTGGWLSLATAVATAATNKADVRSWRGLPKSIAIATIENDGNLEIKDPQGNILFQKSLDKNKNALVIVRSFAPYLPASVAIMEK
- a CDS encoding DUF1425 domain-containing protein, with translation MKKIILFILMFLLSACAPSYQINSNQNTVILGLNLPKSLVKQFQKRINSNGYLEFEVILRSTFAKDLIYKVDWLDKDGFVLRDVLNEDYQALRIPAGQEVILRKLASDIRAKDFRLEIKAKN
- the lpoB gene encoding penicillin-binding protein activator LpoB, whose product is MKKTKILGTALIGALLFSGCAQTAYTDGKASQVKKGDALTLGLDRQDFESAAETMINSMLSDPAFANIKPGTRKVIAIGRVVNDTPQRIDTEKLTAKITSALRKSGKFVLTSAVAAGGALDSMSEDVRELRDNDEFNQKTIAKKGTLVSPDFSLAGKIRQDNVKLSNGKTQVEYFFLLRLTDLTSGLVYWEDEQTIDKTGSSKSVTW
- a CDS encoding DUF6844 domain-containing protein, which produces MKKILFIGSLVMASLLYAQGSQPVEITQQDINTQNEMSDASTKDITPKSIEGFFEEFADNFGIEYGITKDGKTFYTGKSTVAVNDTDPQFAQALQNAYQKAMLNLQSEFIRDAFGRIATSRIQNYEADNSTNAKEFDELPKGDKVDQILNKLTQLAGAQLDKALKDLGIDTNSLSEDRKKTLLKQEFLNKTMTNAIGSMSGLVPVQTIVTQRRGEYDVGVIAVISNKTRQLAKDMALARQSAIKGKGKAISEYLPKDTKGFLNEYGIRLVYDENGAPIILSYGNWGYVADPSNAKKTNILEDRAKETALTMADAAIIEFINTNLSLKDERTTGDTYEEIIKQSINVNDSSTQEQTQNITNIIDKVNSKIKASASGKIRGIRTLKKWSYTSENGIEHVGAVRFYSYENLANTNEALNSKSNATKNEAKKSSSIQRSSNVVNSMDDF
- a CDS encoding CsgG/HfaB family protein, giving the protein MKIIKILFLGLFLSLSLNAKVITTTSTKSSTGEGTGLTREDAINNAIIEAIGKMSGVSINSLKKSNTSVSTDNSGSNIQDNYSEQISKATKGRADTYEINSVEQDTNGKYTANVTIFKTTTTKKYQAPGLSADNRRSITVFDSTPDAAKRGIGSALQQKIISDLLQSRKFNVLDRDSSGYYEMEKALIKSGDAASDEVYKLKNVLATDYILLFSISGLEGKQKTSNLTGKSKTEIEVIVDYRVLLFATRQIKFSNTLSMKVNLKDNSLSANEAALKQIANRIAGDILNAIYPLKVASVENNEVVFSQSLNQGDVYECFALGKVIKDTYTKENTGRVESKTGSIEITRTSPKLSYAKITEGSVKVGDICRPLIGSNSGNGYTIGRDANYQTQEGGGVNLGF
- the rplU gene encoding 50S ribosomal protein L21; this encodes MYAIIKHSGKQYKVSVGDELKLDHFEAESKASIEVSEVLAINDKELKVGAPFVAGAKVVLEVINHGKDKKVVIYKKRRRKDSKLKRGFRRQFTRVVVKDIKA
- the rpmA gene encoding 50S ribosomal protein L27; translation: MAHKKGQGSTQNNRDSIGRRLGVKKFGGEFVRAGNIIIRQRGTATHAGNNVGMGKDHTIFALIDGFVKFERKDKDRKKVSVYPA
- the obgE gene encoding GTPase ObgE translates to MFIDSVKITLASGDGGKGAVSFRREKHVPLGGPDGGDGGNGGDIIFVCDNNTHTLVNFKGKRELRAQNGAGGMGRNKNGKKGENLELIVPEGTQVIDAQTNEILLDLTKEGQRELFLKGGKGGLGNTHFKHATNQRPDYAQPGIKGESRLVRLELKLIADVGLVGFPNVGKSTLISVVSNAKPEIANYEFTTLTPKLGLVDVDEYNSFVMADIPGIIEGASGGKGLGLAFLKHIERTSFLLFVLDPMREMPLKEQFIVLRKELEKFSNELFGRKFGIMISKSDSVNLGEEFAEQIALNINELENYLKEINNPQSFLIKVSSLEKTGLKELKFMLLEEIKTLRNNK
- the proB gene encoding glutamate 5-kinase; the protein is MKRIVVKVGSHVISEENTLSFERLKNLVAFLAKLMEKYEVILVTSAAISAGHTKLDIDRKNLINKQVLAAIGQPFLISVYNELLAKFNKLGGQILLTGKDFDSRKATKHAKNAIDMMINLGILPIINENDATAIEEIVFGDNDSLSAYATHFFDADLLAILSDIDGFYDKNPSEFSDAKRLEKITHIKEEWLQATIKTGSEHGTGGIVTKLKAAKFLLEHNKKMFLASGFDLSVAKTFLLEDKQIGGTLFE
- a CDS encoding DUF4365 domain-containing protein; its protein translation is MSDLNKIPKETKARQTGRKGERIFSYSIPLDWIESKIPGENDYGLDYLIQYEKDGKLTYPFFVQLKSKEKYRIKFLLRLKLKL